Below is a window of Ammoniphilus sp. CFH 90114 DNA.
GTCCACTGTTGGCGACCGCTACCTTGCAATTTTTTCCTTCAAAGAAATAACGAAAAAAAGAAGTAACTTCCATTTCATCATCCACAATTAAGATTCGCTTTTCACTCATGGTCATCAACACCGCCTTTCCCCGGGAGCATGAGGGTAAACTTGGTATACTCTCCTTTTCTGCTCTCTGCTACCAGCATGCCATGATGGGCTTGTACAATTCCGAGACTCACTGACAACCCAAGGCCGGTTCCTTTCATATGCTCCTTTGTCGTGAAAAACGGGTTGAATATCTGCGGCAAGATTTTTTCGTCAATGCCTGTTCCGTTATCTCGAACAGAAAAAGAGACGTAAGGTTTAGAGTCCTTTTTCACCACTTTCGTTTCTATGGTGATGACAGGTTCCTTTTCTTGCTGGAGGGCATCTTTGGCATTTAAAAGTAGATTGATCATGACCTGCTCAATTTGGTAACGATTTCCTCGGAATAGAGGAAGGGATTCGCCCCATCTTTTCTCCACGGGAATTCCAGATACCTTCAACTGGTAGCCGATCAGACTGAACACATCTTCAATCAGGTCATGCAAGGAGAGGTCTTCAAATGTAAACTCTTCCTGTCTAGAGAAAACCAGCAGGTTTTGAATAATCTTCTTGCTTCTAACTCCGCACTGATAGATATCCTGCAGCATCTTACCAGGCCTATCTTCCTTGAATTCCCTTAAGAGGAGCTGGACGTTTCCTAGAATTGCTGTGAGTGGGCTGTTTAATTCATGGGCAATGCCCGCGGCCATCTCACCAATGGCGGCTAGTTTGGCGGATTGCAGCAGCTGGGCTTCGATTTTCACTTTATCGCTGACATCCTTGAAGAGGAGGATGTTTTCTACGGAAACGGCCACCTGTTCGGCAATTCGATGAAAGAAGAGGAGGTCTTCGTGCGTATTCGCATTTGTTTCACGATGAAGCAGGGTCAAGAAACCAAAGACTTGACCAACGTGGTTGCGCATCGTGACTGTGGTACCCGTGCTACCTTGATGTTCCTCTATAAAGCGGTTAACCGTGGACAAGGTTGGCTTATTCTCTAGTTCACTGAACCTTAAGGTTTGGACAGAGCTCGGAGAGGTGTCGGTGCTTACGATATAACTGGACGTGGTCTTGCCCTCCATAAGGGTCAACGCAAAGCATGTAAAGGACAGCACTTGACCAACCTGGACAGCAATATAATAACTGGCTTCTTCCCAAGACAGATTGACCTGAAGGCGAGTCAATTGATTAATGACTTCAAGCTGTTTGTTTTTAAGCTGAAGCTCAAGAATGGCCTGATTTAATTCGTGATAATAGCTTTTTCTAGAAGATTTTATCCCTGTTAGTAGATCAATTAATTCTTGTTTCTCGGACATGTTGCTTCCTCCTAAAGCGCTTGCCTAAAGATCTTAGATACATCCGCTTCACTCATGTCGCGCGGATTGGTGATCATACAGGCATCGTGTACGGCATTCTGGCTGATCTCCTCAATATGCTCTTCCATTAAACCGAGCTTGGCAAGCGATTCAGGGATCTCTAGATCTCTCGCGAGATGATGAACGGCCTTGATTGCCTGCTTGGCTGCATCATTTAAGCTAAGACCACTGACATTTTCACCGAAGGCTTCAGCGATGTTTCGGTATTTTTCCGGAGTAGCAAGAAAGTTAAACTCCATGACATAAGGAAGGAGAATCGCATTCCCTTCTCCATGAGGAGTGTCAAGCAATCCCCCAAGCTGGTGAGACATAGCATGAACGGCACCGAGGACAGCGTTGGAGAAGGCAAGCCCTGCCTGCAAGCTGGCCATCGCCATGGCTTCTTTGGCTTCTCGGTTATGCTGGCTAGCAGTCGATGGTCGCAAATGCTTGGAGATGAGTTCGATGGCATGAAGAGAAAAACGTTCGGTTAAGGGTGTCGCAGCTAGCGATATGTAAGATTCAATAGCATGGGTTAGTGCATCCATCCCCGTATTAGCCGTTAAGCGGGCGCTTTTGGTTACAAGGGTATCGGGATCGATGATCGCGATATCAGGAATAAGAGATTTGGATACGATCGTCATTTTCAAGCGGCGCGTTGTATCAGTAATAATGGAGAATTGAGAGACTTCAGATCCGGAACCGGCTGTCGTGGGAACCATCACCATAGGAGGGAGGGGATGCGAAATTTTATCAACACCTTCATAGAGATGAATCGTTCCATGGTTGGTACTGATTAGAGCGATGGCTTTCGCGGCATCCAAGGCACTTCCTCCACCAATGCCTAGTACAGCATTGCAATCGGTTGCAAGATATTCCGAAACCCCTTGATTAATCTCGTAATCTTTTGGATTTTCACTTACGTTTGTCCAAAGATGATAGTCAAGACGGCAATCGTGCAGGTAGCGGATAATTTCTTTTGCCCAACCAGCTTGGATTACACCTGGGTCGCTAACTACAAACACTTTTTCCGCGCCTAAACGGCGAAGACTCTCCCCAGTCTGACTCATTGACCCAGGACCAAAAATAATTTCCGGTGTCATGAACTTTGAAATACGCACGCTAAAAACACCCTCCTTTTCAGATAGTTTAATATATAATAAGAGGATAGGGTAGAAATTTTTGGTTTTTTAGTAGAATTGTAACAAATAATAAGAGCATGACCTCGAAAAAATAAAGGAGGACTCCTATGAATTGGGATTCATTTTTAGCTTATCCCCTTGAACAGATCCCTTACGTATTAATAGCTTTAATTCTTGCATTCTCACTCCATGAATGGGCACATGCTTATGTTGCTTATCAATTTGGAGATCCTACGGCAAAGAATCAAGGGCGACTAACCCTTAATCCAGCCGTACATGTTGAACCTGTCGGCCTCATTATGATCTTTCTCCTAGGCTTTGGCTGGGCTCGTCCTGTACCTGTTAATCGGTTTTATTTTCGCAATCCTCGTTTGGCAGGAATTCTAGTTTCCATCGCAGGTCCCATTAGCAACTTGGCATTAGCCTTCTTGTTTATGATGGTTTGGTATTTTCTGAAGACTATGGGTTGGATGGATTGGTTTTCGGAGGCAAATTATAAGATGGTTTACCAGTTGTTTAATACAATCATTTACTTAAACATAGTATTGTTTATCTTTAACCTCTTGCCTTTTCCCCCGTTAGATGGGTATCGAATTATAGAGGATGTTGCACCACCGAATGTGAGGGCAAAGTTGACGCAATATGAAAACTATGGAGTGGTCATTTTTCTTATCTTAGCCATAACGCCTTTAGGGAGTTATGTTTTTCCGCCTATCTTTCAGGTCGCTGTTCCTTACGTATTGAAAACGATGGGTTCTCTCTTCATCTAATTCATAAATAAGGCTTAATTTCATCCACTTATGGGGATATTGGATACCAAGCCTAATAGAAGGAAGGGAAGACGATGTGGCAAGCCGTGCCTATAACAGAAGATACATATGGATTTCAACATATTGAAAATTATCATGAACCGTGGGCAGCCATCGTTTCGATACAGTCTACGGAAGGTTCTTTATCCATTCAAGCTCATATTACGATGACTTATCTTACGAATAAAGAAGAATATGAGCAACTGAAAGAATCTATCCAAACCTTGGCAAGAGAAGTTAAAAGTGCACAACAAGCCACTTCGGTGAGATTACAATTTGACTGTAAAGGCATTTCCTCTTTTGAAGGAGAAACGCCGATCCCGACCAAAGCTCATCCAGCCGGTCTTACATTGTTTAATGAAGAATTTTCAGAGGAGTTTTAGTGACAAGCCAGTGACTCTTGAACAATTGAACAAATCCTGAGTATATGGGAGCATCTGTCATGATTTAAAAAGAATAGGCAGGATGCTCCTTCTTATTTGCTCTCAGTAAGATATCTCCCTTCTCAGCAAGGGAGATCCTGGCAGAGGGGAATTGAAAGAATTGTTTGATTTCGATACAATATTTATAGTCCTATTCCAAAAAATACGAAACAGAAAAAGGGGGGGTTAGCTTTGAAAAAGCTAGCATCAATGCTTCTCACCTGCATGACAGCCATATCCTTAGTGGCTTGTGGATCTACGCAGAGTTCTTCACCTAATGCAGAAGTGCAAGAGGAGAGTACGCTGGAAAGAGCGAAACAAGAGGGAGTGGTTAAAGTTGGTTTCGCTAACGAAAAGCCGTACGCTTACGCTACGGCGGATGGTAAATTGACGGGTGAAGCCGTGGAGGTAGCCCGCGCAGTACTGAAAAACATGGGTATTAACGAGATGGATGGGGTACTTACAGAGTTTGGTTCCCTTATTCCCGGACTAAAAGCTGGAAGATTTGACCTGATTACTGCGGGGATGTTTATCACTCCTGCACGGGCGAAAGAAGTAGCATTTGCAGATCCAGAGTACAGTATTGGTGAAGCTTTAGCTGTAAAACCAAGTAATCCTAAAGGTTTACATAGCTATGAAGATATTGCTGCTCAGCCTGACGTCAAAGTAGCTGTCATGGGTGGTGCCATCGAAAATGAATATCTGTTAAAAGTAGGTGTTGCTAGAGACCAGATTGTCACGGTGCCTGATAATCCTTCCGCGATAGCTGCCCTAGAGTCTGGGCGAGTAGATGCCATTACGATGACTGGTCCTTCTTTACAAGCTCTTTTAGAGATTTCACCAGAAGGGAAGTTGGAGCGTGTAATGGATTTTAAGCAACCTGTCATCGATGGCGAAAGTGTTCGGGGATATGGAGCGACCGCTTTTCGACTAGAGGATGATGATTTCCGACAAGCCTTTAATCGTGAGCTTCAATTGTTGAAAGAATCAGGGGAACTCTTAGAGATCTTGCAACAATTTGGGTTTACAGAGCAAGAGCTTCCGGGTGATGTAACGTTAGAGCAATTATTGAAAGAATAAAGTGGAGCCCCCCAAGGCCCTTTGGGGGGTTTTGCCCTTTAAAAAAGGATGTGTGTAGGTTGGAAACATTGGTCCAATTGGTTCCGCCCTTGCTGAAGGGGGCATGGGTAACCGTACAAATTAGTTTTTTCTCTATTATTTTGGCATTTGTTCTATCTTTTACGTTCGGATTGGCCCGATTATCTAGATTTAAGGTGATTCGTTTATTCGCTTCTTTCTATGTGGAGGTCATCCGTGGCACCTCTTTGTTAGTGCAATTATTTTGGATCTACTTTGCTCTGCCTTTATTGGGAATAGAACTGTCTGCCATGATGGCGGGGGTAATTGCTTTAGGAATGAATGCGGGTGCTTACGGAGCAGAAATTGTACGGAGTGCGATTATAGCTGTTCCTAAAGGCCAAACGGAAGCGACCATTGCCTTGAATATGACACCGATGCAGCGGATGAGGCTCGTGGTTTTACCTCAAGCCTGTGTAAGGATGTTGCCTCCGTTTACTAATTTAATCGTCGAGTTAATCAAAGGGACGGCTTTGGTGTCTTTGATTACCTTATCTGATTTGACCTTTCAAGGTATGTTGCTTAGGACCACAACGATGCAAACGATGGAAATTTTTACTTTGCTTCTCTTGATTTATTTCCTTTTGACGTATCCCTGCACGTGGGGTATGCGTTGGTTGGAGAGAAAATTATCAGTAGGGAGGTCCTAAGAAAAGAGATGTGGAATCACGAGTTTGCTTTATCCATTCTGCCGGATCTAGTCAAGGCTATGAAACTAACGGTATCAGCGACGGTTGTTGGATTTCTTGTGGCTGTCTTAATTGGGCTCGTATTAGCGATTGCAAGAAGATCACGTTTTCGGGTCGTTCAATGGTCTACTCACGGCTTCGTTGAATTTATCCGTAATACTCCGCTTTTGGTTCAGCTCTACTTCATTTTTTATGTATTTCCGCAATTAGGTATGACGTTATCCCCCTTTGCAGCGGGGGTTATCGGGTTAGGGATACATTATGGAACTTATTTATCCGAAGTGTTTCGTTCTGGGATTGATGCGATTCCGAAGGGACAATGGGAGGCGTGTAGGGCTTTAAACTTTTCAAAAGGAAGAACTTGGTTAGGTGTAATCTTACCTCAGGCTGTTCCACCTATCATCCCCATCCTTGGAAATTACTTTATTGTTATGTTTAAGGAAACGCCTTTATTGTCGGCTATTACCTATGTAGAGATGCTAGGAATGGCGAAGATTATCGGTTCGGAGTCTTTTCGTTACTTTGAAGCTTTTACCATTGTTGGTTTACTATTTTTAGTCCTAAGTTATCCATCTTCGTTGCTGTTCCGACGATTAGAAGAGCGATTAAAACAGCCTTATTTAAGAAAAAACAACACGTAAAAAGGAGGAGTACAAAATGAGCGCTGCCATTCCCTCACATTTAGATATCAAGTTTTCTAATAACCTTGCACAACAGCCCTTGGTTCGTTATGAGAAGGTTAGCAAGGCTTTTGGAAAAAACCAGATTCTTAAAGAAGTAGATCTAGACATTGCACCTGGAGAGAAGGTGTGTGTAATTGGACCGAGTGGATCCGGAAAAACGACACTTCTTCGTATGTTGATGACACTAGAACAGCCAACATCAGGTACAATTACCGTAGGTGGAGAGCTGTTATGGCATAAAAAGGTGAATGGGAAATTAGTACCAGCGGATGAAAAGCACCTTCACCGTGTCCGCGGAAATATTGGCATGGTGTTCCAACAGTTTAACCTGTTCCCTCATATGACGGTCCTGAGAAATTGTATTGAAGCTCCTATCCATGTATTGGGTATGCCAAAGGAAGAGGCAATCGAACGGGCTAAAGCCCTGCTAGAAAAAGTGGGTCTTAGTGAAAGAATTCATCATTATCCTGCCCAATTATCGGGAGGTCAGCAACAAAGGGTAGCTATTGCACGCGCTCTTGTGATGCAGCCTAAAGTCATGCTCTTTGACGAAGTCACATCAGCCCTTGATCCCGAGTTGGTAGGGGAGGTTTTGAGTGTCATTAAGGAGATTGCCAAGGAAGGGGATACTGCGATGCTGCTGATTACTCATGAAATGGACTTTGCTCGCGATATAGCAGACCGTATCGTCTTTATTGATGAGGGACGGATTGCGGAACAAGGAACACCTGAGCAGATATTTAATCATCCCAAACAAGAACGGACAAAAGAGTTCCTAAGTCGTTTTCGTGGTGTTCATAAATAATCATCTTCCAATGCAATAAGGTTCTTCCTAAGGGGGAAGAACCTTTTCAACTTTGTGGAACCTTGCTATAATGATTTTTTATTCCTAAACTAATAAGGAAAATACATGTGTAGGAAGGAAGATAAGAATGCCGCTATTAGTCGTTAGAGGAATTAAGCCAGAGCAGATGATGGTCATAAGTGAATCATTAATAGAAGATTTAGCTGTCATCTGTGAATGTGAATTAGATAATTTTACGATAGAATGCTTACATACGACTGCCGTTTTCTCCGGTAAAATCGTAGAATCATTCCCATTTATTGAAGTATCCTGGTTTGAGCGAGGACAGGAAACCCGTGATCGATTCGCTCGAACAGTTGCGAACCATGTTCAATCACTAGGAATCAAGGAGATAGAGATCGCTTTTAACACCTATCGAGAGGATAGTTACTACGTAAATGGCTCCTTGTAATAAACCGCAATCGCAATGCGTCTAATTTTGTGGGAGCGCTTCTGGTCACGTACTAACAGCTAAGGAGATTCACTTATGAACATTAGACGCTGGATACTTATCATCTTCCCTTTTATTTTTCTTTTATATTTATCCATAACTCCTGTGGTGCTAGCAGAGAAGAAAGAGCAGCCGATTCTAAAGATTGAATTCAAGGATGGCAAGTTTGTTAAAACGGAGACGACACGAGAAGAAGAGGAGCGAAAGAGAAAAGAGGGTAAAAAAGAAAAAAGTTTACTGAAGAAGATAAGAAATTAATAATTACAGCTTTTAGTATTGCGTTAATTGCTGATTTTATCATTATCGGTTGGGTTGCTTATAAAAACATGGGTGACACATCGAACAGAGGCAATAATTTTACAAATTCAAAATGGTTCTGGGCCTTTCTTGGGATGGGAGCCTTTGTGAAAAAGGACGAAAAAATCATCATCCGCTGGCCCGTTGTTTTCGCTTATATCTTCCTAGGTGTCATTGTGAAATTCTATGTATTTGAAAAGCTTTAGCTATACTTAGGAACCTTAACTTTATATTTATAAGGAATGATTGTTACTAAAGGACGAGTAATTTTGGGAAGATAAGTAAAAAAGGCATAGAGTGTCTCCCGGAAACTCATAATAGTCTTAGTTTTTAGTAAGTGAAGCTAAGGCGGAGGAGAGATTCAATGGTGACAGACCAAAAGAATCTTATGCGATGTGTACGTTGGTTGGAGGAGCATATAGGGTGTGAAATTTATTTTATTCATCACGAAGAGAAAACGAATGGGTTTGTGGAATATAAGAATGGAGGCCATGTTATCTATGTAATTGGCAATCAAGATAAGGTTCCGGTTATAAACTTTTTGGAGATTCTGGCTCATGAAGCAGGTCATGTTCTTTACAATAAACGGAAGATGAGTGAAGGGATTGACTATGCCTGTATTGTGCAGAAAACGCAAAACAAGCTGAAGTGTTTTGACCATTTGCTTAAGGAAGAACTCATTACGAATGAAGAGTACGAGCGTTTCTATCAAGCCATGGAAGAAGAGTGGGAGAGCGATCAGGAAAAAGTCAAATTACTGAAAAGGCTGCAGGAGGAATTGCGGGTGTATTAAAGAGGGTTTACATATTAAAGTTCAAATCATATTTTTATACCAAAGCTATGTTTATTGGAACATAGCTTATTTGTGTTCAAAATTATACAATTTTAAGTCAATATACAATATATACAAATGTGTTAAAAAGATGTATAATCAAATTCAGGAAATACACCAAGATGTACATAATAATCATGTGTTCAATATTGAACAGGAGGAAGAGCCCTCATGGAACTATTAATGAGAAATATGTTTCAAGCCTTAGGCAAGAATCGTTCCGCTAATAAATGGGCGAAGAAATATGGATTAAAATTTGGTGCTGGACGTTTTGTAGCAGGGGAATCGATTGAAAAAGCCATAGTGGTTGTAAAAGAGTTGAATAGAGAAGGTAGAGTGGCTACTTTAGACCATCTCGGAGAATTCGTATTTACGATGGAGGAAGCAAATGAGTCAGCATCCATGTGTATCCAAACATTGGATGCCATGGCACAAGCCGGTGTTCAGTCTAACCTTTCTTTGAAAATGACCTCTTTAGGTTTAGATATCAGTAAGGAATTGTGTATATCCAACATGCGCCGCATCCTGGATCGTGGGAAGACTCATGGTAATTTTGTCCGCATTGATATGGAAGATTATGAGCATTGCCAGGTTTCGCTCGATATCTATCAAGAATTGCGCAGGGATTATGATAATGTCGGCCTCGTCATCCAAGCTTATCTCTACCGTACGGAACAGGACATGAAAGATTTAAATGAAGTGAAAGCGAATCTTCGTTTAGTGAAAGGTGCCTATAAGGAGTCTCCTGAGGTTGCCTACCCGGAGAAAGCGGTTGTGGATGAAAATTATAAAAAAATAATAAGAGTTCATTTGCTTAATGGAAACTACACAGCGGTAGCCAGCCACGATGAAAGCATCATTGAATATACAAAGAACTTGGTACGAGAAAACAATATTTCCAAGGACCAGTTTGAATTCCAAATGCTATATGGGATTTGTGTTGATCTGCAGAAGAGGCTGGTAGAGGAAGGATATAAGGTTCGAGTTTACGTACCCTATGGAGTGGATTGGTTTGGTTACTTCATGCGTCGTTTAGCAGAGAGACCTGCAAATGTATGGTTCGTATTAAAAAATCTATTTAAATAAAGAGAACTAGATAAGAGAGGATGAATGAAGATGACTTCATTAACTAAAATTCCGGCATTTCTAAACGAACCCTTTGTTGATTTTTCACAAGAGGATAACAAGCAAGCGATGTTAGCGGCTCTAGAGAAGGTAAAAAAGGAACTTGATCAGGATCTGCCTCTTCATATCGGAGCGGAAAAGATCATGACAGAGGATAAAATAGTATCCATCAACCCGGGGCAAGTCGATCAGGTGATTGGTCGTGTGAGTAAAGCAACGCAAGAATTAGCGGAACGTGCCATGCAAGTCGCATTAGCTACTTTTGAAACATGGAAAAAGGTACCGGCAAGAGAACGTGCGGGATGTCTCTTTAAAGCTGCTCAGCTGATGAGAGAAAGAAAACACGAATTTTCTGCTCTGATGGTTTATGAAGCAGGTAAAAACTGGGGTGAAGCGGATGCCGATACCGCGGAAGCCATTGACTTTATGGAGTTCTATGCTCGGGAGATGATCCGTCTTAGTGAAGTCAATGAGAATCAACCGCTGGTGAAAATTCCTGGAGAGAACAATCAATTAAGCTATATTCCATTAGGGGTAGGTGTGGTGATCCCGCCTTGGAACTTCCCTCTAGCGATCTGTGTCGGGATGACGACGGCAGCGGTCGTATCTGGTAATACAGTCTTGTTAAAACCGGCTTCCATTACTCCTGTCATTGCTCATAAATTTGTAAAGTTGATGGAAGAAGTCGGCTTGCCTGCGGGTGTTATTAATTTTATCCCAGGGAGTGGAGCGGAAGTTGGCGATTACTTAACGACTCATCCGAAAACTCGTTTTATCAGCTTTACTGGATCTAAGGAAGTGGGTTTGCGTATTAACCGCCTGGCAGCACAAACGACGGAAGGTCAAATCTGGATTAAGCGAGTCATCGCTGAGATGGGCGGAAAGGATGGTATTGTTGTCGATGAAACGGCCGACCTTAATGCAGCAGCTGCGGGAATCGTGGCTTCCGCCTTTGGTTTCCAAGGTCAAAAGTGTTCTGCTGGTTCCCGCGCTATTATTGTTGAATCGGTATATGATGTCGTGGTAGAAAAGGTAGCAGAATTAACCGAGCAGCTGCAAATCGGGTTGCCAGAGGAAAATCTTGCGGTGGGTCCTGTTGCGGATCAGAATGCTTATGAAAAAATCCTACAGTATATCGAGATTGGAAAAGGTGAAGGTCGATTAGTTGCCGGCGGTGGAAAAGCAGAAGGCAATGGATACTATATCCTACCGACAGTATTTGCAGACGTGAATGGGAAAGCGCAGATTATGCAGGAAGAAATTTTTGGACCTGTTCTTGCTATAGCCAAGGCAAAGGACTGGAAGGAAGCCATTGATCTGTATAACGACACGGAGTTTGGCTTAACAGGTGCCTTCTTCTCTAAGGTGGAAGAGCGTATTGAGTATGCGTTAGAAACCATGCACTGTGGAAACCTTTATATTAACCGCAAGTGCACCGGAGCGTTGGTAGGGGTTCATCCATTTGGAGGATTTAATATGTCTGGAACAGATTCCAAAGCTGGCGGATTTGATTATCTCCTATTATTTACTCAAGCTAAAATGACGTCTCGTAAAATTTAAACTAGTTTCAAATAGAATGACTCTCTGTTAAGGGGCCTATTGAAGAGAAGTACCAAGGTTCGGTTATTGCTGTTTTCGAATAATGTAAGCAAAAAAAAGCTACCAAAGAGGATCACTCTGTTGGTAGCTTTTTTAATTCTACTTAATCCATTGATTTTCCAATTTTTCAAACTCGCCTTTCAAAGTCATTTCTTCCATCCAGAGGTTCACCCAGTTAGTGAAGACTTGATCCCCGCGATGCATGAGGTAACCTTTCTCATCCGTAGTAAATGTATC
It encodes the following:
- the ehuD gene encoding ectoine/hydroxyectoine ABC transporter permease subunit EhuD, whose translation is MWNHEFALSILPDLVKAMKLTVSATVVGFLVAVLIGLVLAIARRSRFRVVQWSTHGFVEFIRNTPLLVQLYFIFYVFPQLGMTLSPFAAGVIGLGIHYGTYLSEVFRSGIDAIPKGQWEACRALNFSKGRTWLGVILPQAVPPIIPILGNYFIVMFKETPLLSAITYVEMLGMAKIIGSESFRYFEAFTIVGLLFLVLSYPSSLLFRRLEERLKQPYLRKNNT
- a CDS encoding proline dehydrogenase family protein, translating into MELLMRNMFQALGKNRSANKWAKKYGLKFGAGRFVAGESIEKAIVVVKELNREGRVATLDHLGEFVFTMEEANESASMCIQTLDAMAQAGVQSNLSLKMTSLGLDISKELCISNMRRILDRGKTHGNFVRIDMEDYEHCQVSLDIYQELRRDYDNVGLVIQAYLYRTEQDMKDLNEVKANLRLVKGAYKESPEVAYPEKAVVDENYKKIIRVHLLNGNYTAVASHDESIIEYTKNLVRENNISKDQFEFQMLYGICVDLQKRLVEEGYKVRVYVPYGVDWFGYFMRRLAERPANVWFVLKNLFK
- a CDS encoding DUF1904 family protein: MPLLVVRGIKPEQMMVISESLIEDLAVICECELDNFTIECLHTTAVFSGKIVESFPFIEVSWFERGQETRDRFARTVANHVQSLGIKEIEIAFNTYREDSYYVNGSL
- the pruA gene encoding L-glutamate gamma-semialdehyde dehydrogenase, which translates into the protein MTSLTKIPAFLNEPFVDFSQEDNKQAMLAALEKVKKELDQDLPLHIGAEKIMTEDKIVSINPGQVDQVIGRVSKATQELAERAMQVALATFETWKKVPARERAGCLFKAAQLMRERKHEFSALMVYEAGKNWGEADADTAEAIDFMEFYAREMIRLSEVNENQPLVKIPGENNQLSYIPLGVGVVIPPWNFPLAICVGMTTAAVVSGNTVLLKPASITPVIAHKFVKLMEEVGLPAGVINFIPGSGAEVGDYLTTHPKTRFISFTGSKEVGLRINRLAAQTTEGQIWIKRVIAEMGGKDGIVVDETADLNAAAAGIVASAFGFQGQKCSAGSRAIIVESVYDVVVEKVAELTEQLQIGLPEENLAVGPVADQNAYEKILQYIEIGKGEGRLVAGGGKAEGNGYYILPTVFADVNGKAQIMQEEIFGPVLAIAKAKDWKEAIDLYNDTEFGLTGAFFSKVEERIEYALETMHCGNLYINRKCTGALVGVHPFGGFNMSGTDSKAGGFDYLLLFTQAKMTSRKI
- a CDS encoding iron-containing alcohol dehydrogenase, producing MRISKFMTPEIIFGPGSMSQTGESLRRLGAEKVFVVSDPGVIQAGWAKEIIRYLHDCRLDYHLWTNVSENPKDYEINQGVSEYLATDCNAVLGIGGGSALDAAKAIALISTNHGTIHLYEGVDKISHPLPPMVMVPTTAGSGSEVSQFSIITDTTRRLKMTIVSKSLIPDIAIIDPDTLVTKSARLTANTGMDALTHAIESYISLAATPLTERFSLHAIELISKHLRPSTASQHNREAKEAMAMASLQAGLAFSNAVLGAVHAMSHQLGGLLDTPHGEGNAILLPYVMEFNFLATPEKYRNIAEAFGENVSGLSLNDAAKQAIKAVHHLARDLEIPESLAKLGLMEEHIEEISQNAVHDACMITNPRDMSEADVSKIFRQAL
- a CDS encoding sensor histidine kinase, with protein sequence MSEKQELIDLLTGIKSSRKSYYHELNQAILELQLKNKQLEVINQLTRLQVNLSWEEASYYIAVQVGQVLSFTCFALTLMEGKTTSSYIVSTDTSPSSVQTLRFSELENKPTLSTVNRFIEEHQGSTGTTVTMRNHVGQVFGFLTLLHRETNANTHEDLLFFHRIAEQVAVSVENILLFKDVSDKVKIEAQLLQSAKLAAIGEMAAGIAHELNSPLTAILGNVQLLLREFKEDRPGKMLQDIYQCGVRSKKIIQNLLVFSRQEEFTFEDLSLHDLIEDVFSLIGYQLKVSGIPVEKRWGESLPLFRGNRYQIEQVMINLLLNAKDALQQEKEPVITIETKVVKKDSKPYVSFSVRDNGTGIDEKILPQIFNPFFTTKEHMKGTGLGLSVSLGIVQAHHGMLVAESRKGEYTKFTLMLPGKGGVDDHE
- a CDS encoding site-2 protease family protein; amino-acid sequence: MNWDSFLAYPLEQIPYVLIALILAFSLHEWAHAYVAYQFGDPTAKNQGRLTLNPAVHVEPVGLIMIFLLGFGWARPVPVNRFYFRNPRLAGILVSIAGPISNLALAFLFMMVWYFLKTMGWMDWFSEANYKMVYQLFNTIIYLNIVLFIFNLLPFPPLDGYRIIEDVAPPNVRAKLTQYENYGVVIFLILAITPLGSYVFPPIFQVAVPYVLKTMGSLFI
- the ehuC gene encoding ectoine/hydroxyectoine ABC transporter permease subunit EhuC, whose translation is MCRLETLVQLVPPLLKGAWVTVQISFFSIILAFVLSFTFGLARLSRFKVIRLFASFYVEVIRGTSLLVQLFWIYFALPLLGIELSAMMAGVIALGMNAGAYGAEIVRSAIIAVPKGQTEATIALNMTPMQRMRLVVLPQACVRMLPPFTNLIVELIKGTALVSLITLSDLTFQGMLLRTTTMQTMEIFTLLLLIYFLLTYPCTWGMRWLERKLSVGRS
- the ehuB gene encoding ectoine/hydroxyectoine ABC transporter substrate-binding protein EhuB yields the protein MKKLASMLLTCMTAISLVACGSTQSSSPNAEVQEESTLERAKQEGVVKVGFANEKPYAYATADGKLTGEAVEVARAVLKNMGINEMDGVLTEFGSLIPGLKAGRFDLITAGMFITPARAKEVAFADPEYSIGEALAVKPSNPKGLHSYEDIAAQPDVKVAVMGGAIENEYLLKVGVARDQIVTVPDNPSAIAALESGRVDAITMTGPSLQALLEISPEGKLERVMDFKQPVIDGESVRGYGATAFRLEDDDFRQAFNRELQLLKESGELLEILQQFGFTEQELPGDVTLEQLLKE
- the ehuA gene encoding ectoine/hydroxyectoine ABC transporter ATP-binding protein EhuA, which produces MSAAIPSHLDIKFSNNLAQQPLVRYEKVSKAFGKNQILKEVDLDIAPGEKVCVIGPSGSGKTTLLRMLMTLEQPTSGTITVGGELLWHKKVNGKLVPADEKHLHRVRGNIGMVFQQFNLFPHMTVLRNCIEAPIHVLGMPKEEAIERAKALLEKVGLSERIHHYPAQLSGGQQQRVAIARALVMQPKVMLFDEVTSALDPELVGEVLSVIKEIAKEGDTAMLLITHEMDFARDIADRIVFIDEGRIAEQGTPEQIFNHPKQERTKEFLSRFRGVHK